A region of the Anolis carolinensis isolate JA03-04 chromosome 1, rAnoCar3.1.pri, whole genome shotgun sequence genome:
TGCAATAAAGAAATTCTGAGATAAAAAACTGTTCCAGTTAAGCTGGTTCCACATAGGGGAAAGGTCCGGTCCGACCTAGGTTTAAAAAATACAAGTCGGGATGGACTTCTGTCCCCACACCGGTAGAAACATCACACTTtcctgtgtgtgtggggggggggtgtccagatgCTCTGCCAGACCTTCCAACAGGGTATCCGGACAACAACAAACCCCTCCCTCCCCAGGAAAGCCTTAAAAACTGAACATTACTTACCTGGCCATCATCACCCTGCTGCCAGCCCTTGCCTGGCGCAtcaaaatgatgtgccaggagaagggtggctgggaggaaaatcgctcctgcccccctcccccttctaGTGTGCCACTTCTATGAAGGAGAGGGATGATAGCAGgatatggtggccaggtaagtaatgtttaatttttaaggcttttctggggggcTTGGGGGAGGGGGTTACAACCCTCTAGATTTTCCAAGCTCATTGAACCCAGAAAATGTGAGCGAGCTGTACAAACTGCTCCCTCAGATGTCCCAGGACTTCTGAAGGAGCAGTCCTGACAGCAGCCATACTTGATTGAacccgggtctttcaggaagactaGGGTCTAATCCAATACCTAATTAATtcggcacaaagcagggttttcctacttgtgccaaattaattcgcttttacctgaaACATCAATTGGATGCCCCAGGTAAAAGTGTGCGAGCTCATGCGTTTTAGGCACTGTGTGGATGTCCCCTTTGATCCAGAGGGGAAATGACCCAGGAAATTAAAGGTGAATTTGAGTCTTCAGGAAAGTCTACATTGGCAAAATCCCCTGGCGTGAATGAGAATTGGCTCTATGCAGCCATCTTACCCTCAGTGTGGGGCACCAGTTCATATGGTAGCCCCCCATGTTGGGTGAAAGCTCCAGACCAGCCCATTCTGAAAACATTGGGAACAGTAATGATTCACGACTAGCTTCACTGTTCATATGGCCATTCCACTTATGTTGTGCTTCATAACACAATGACAGAGGGACAACACTTACCTTTGCAACATAGGGAGGCCAAGGAGCAAAGGTGTCACACAACTCAAagagaagaagggggaaaggagagggaTCAAACCCCTGTTTTTCCCCTATCACTCTCAGAGTCATGGGGTACTATTGCTAACATTGGCAAAGACAACAAGGGATATCTAGGAGCTTTCTGCAGCCCCATGGCCACCAGTATAGCAATGAATGGTCACCAAGGTAATTTGGACTGTCCAGATAGGTCACACGGCAGACTCTACTTCCACTACTGCTGAAGTTCATGAACATCATGGTAGAATATGGGACTGGTCTGAATTGGAATACTTTGAACCAGTCTGGGCTTTCCTGcctgtgtaaatgcacccttagtgAAATCATAGGTGTTTCTGAAACAAAAGTATTTCTCTGTTGGTGATCTAGCAGAACATTTGGGAATgtaacaaaatattattattgcaaatcAGTCAGGATGGGATGCAACATACAGATAACAACTTTAATGAGGTTTTTAAATATCTATCTATAAACAGCTCATTACCTTGTCTGTGAGGAAATCTAAGTTGTTGTCGTTGAGAAGGGTTAGATAATCTTGAGTTCTGTATTGGTTGATTGGAGGATGCTGAGGCAGAAACTGAAGAATGTGTTGGAGAAGCAGAATGAGTGGGATGAATATGAGAAAATACAGAAGTAGATCTGGAGGAGTGTGGCAGAGCATGTGGTTTTTTAGAAGTCTGGGAAGCCCTGGAAGTTAAGAAAGGAATTCTGTCCAAAGGTGCAACATTCGATGTTTTGGAAATAGGATTTTCCTCATCCTCTTTTACTTCCTCTTCCTCATATTCCTCCTTATTAGCAAATTTTGTTTTGTGAGTTGACACAGGACTTGGTGATTTACTTTTACCATTGGCAAAATTATTCAAGTTTTTACTGCCTCTTGAAACTGAGGAAGATCGCCACCTTGCTGCTGAAGATGATGATGTGGGGTTTTCCTCTGTTTCTGACTGATCAGAGTCATCTTCGTTATTGTTGCTTGAAAGTGACTGTTGTGTTTTAGAGGAAGATTCTTTTGGAGAAAGTTCAATTTTTGTAGAGGTTGGCTCAATGAGTCCATATTTTTTGTCTGTCTGGGATTCTGTCCTAGTAGGGACTTTTGACCTGGATGGATAATGGTGCATGGAAGGATGGATTTCCTTTTGAGAAGCTGAGGAGACTTTTGATAAGGGAGATCTTTCTCTGTTGTATGTATGGTCCCTGATTGTGTCTTTTGAGGAGGCAGGTGAAGGCTGACTATATTTTGATTGATGAGAAGATGCATGCAGTTTATAAACATCAGATATGTCTTCACTAGAAGAAATAATCTTTGACCCAGAAGGTTTTCCAGGTGACAAGCTTAACCTTTTGGAAGAAGGTGAGGATTCACGCTGAGATGAAGATCTTTCACCAGATTTACTCATATGAGAATCAGAATGCTTTGAAAGGGCACTGGTACTTCCCTGAGACAAAATTGTAGATGTTCTCCTAGATGGAAAAACTTCTTTGGTAGCAACTGAATGAGGATTTTCCTGTTCCTTCTTATTTATTGTTTCTTTGTAATACTTTTCTTCAGAATTTCCATCATCTTCTATTTTTTCTTGACTTTGGAGAGATGTTAATGCAGGATGGCTTCTGGAGTACTGAGATTGTGATTGATCAGTTAATGTTTTTGAGGAATGGCTGTTTTCTGGTTGGAGTGTTTTACGGGACAATGCATGAGAACCTCCCGTTAATGTTGCTTTAGATAATGGTGAAGACAGTTTTGCTTGTGGAGATTTATCTTTGCTCTCTAGGTCATTGGATTGATACTTGGAAGCAGGAGTACGAAGTGGGGATGACCTCTCCACAGAGGTCCTAGAAACGGATTCAGTAAATCGTGATGCTCCTCTGGACCTTGAACTCTGACCATTTGTTAACTGGTGAGAAACAGTAGAACGATGCCTGCTCAGTGAAGCAGATTGGCCAGGTACTAAAGATAGTCCACCTGAGTTTTTATGTGAAGAATCTCTATCTGTGGCTTCCTTTCCTTCACTATAAGTTTCTTCCTGTGTAGGAATAGGACTAGAATTGTCAGCAGTCACAATCCTGTGATGGTTCCCAGATTCAACCAGAGGAACCTTCTTTCTGGAATAGTCCACTGAAGGTTTAGAAAATGATGGTGAATGGCCATGGGGCAAGGTTGATGGAAGAGGTTTTTCATCTTCAGTTTCCAGTTCTTTATCAATATTGGAATTAGTCCTTCCAGATGTTAACTGAGAATTGGACTGAGGGTGAACCTTTGAAGACTGTGTTGTGGAGACATCTTTTGAGGATTGTGTCCTGGTATTACTTGCTTGGTTTGCAAATCTATTTATAGTATGAGCCGATCTATATTTAGACAGATCAAAGCGTTCAGATACTGCCTGGCTTGAAGAAGTCCTAGTGATGGGTCTAGAAAATGATGAACCTCGGCGGTTCTCTTCATCTTCATCTCTTTCACTATTGTCACGATCATTATCATTAGAATCATATCTTCCATTGGGCTTACGTTTAGCAGAAGAGGAGCCATATGAATGTGGTAAAGTATGGGTAACAGCAGCAGAAACAGCCGAGGTGGCTATTCTTGGATCTCTTTGACGACTGGAATGGGACAAAGGCTTTGTATTCACAGATGTAGAAGAACCACCCTGAGGAGAAACAGGCTTTGATCCTGGCTTTTGCTCTCTTTTTTCTGTCTCTATGTTTTTATAAATCTCAAGAGTTTCAGTAGTATCAGAAGGAACCAGTTGATAGGAAGGATGATTGGAATTGGTGTTCAATTTGGTGGGCCTACTATGAACTACCTTCCGAGATGCAGAAGGCTGATGATTTGAACGTAAATGACTATTTCCAGGAGTTTTAGGGATCACAACTGCCTTTTCCTCTGCACTGTCAACTCGATCATTACTTTCATTATCAACAGGCAGACTATCTAAGGTGGCTTCAGATGAAGAAGGAACATTAGATCTGTTCTGTCCtatattttttgtttcattttctgtatatTTAGGAATGGAAGATGACGATGATGATTGAGGGGATGAGGAGGATGACTTAGTTGTCTTCCCTGTCCTTACTGGTGTACGTGACCTAAGAGGAATTTTCTCTAAGGAACTGATAGTCTGTGATGGTTTCAAAGGGGAATGGGACTTAACACCACTCTTCATATCCTGAATTCTTGGATGCACTGTTGATGTTTCTTGGACAGAATCATGGTCAGCAGTGCCTTTTGAGGAGCGTGCATCAGTTTTCACTGCTGCTCCCTTTCCagaagatggctgggattttgtAAGGGCTCGATTACCAGCTAAGATTTTGTTTTTTAGATCAGAAATGGAAACTTTTGAGTCTCTGCTACCAGGAAAACTGGATGGATGGCCAGAAGTATCCTTAGAAGAAGAGCCTGGTGAGAGAGTTTCAGATGAGGAAGAAGTCTGAAAAGAGGATGATGCCACAGTATTCCCAGATGTTCTTGGTTCTGAATCTTCTTCAATATTTGTTTGCTGATCAACCTTTGCTCCATCTATACAATTAAAATCAGAGAAACAGAGAGACATTGACAAAGAAATCTATAAAagcaagaagagaagaaagaagtagAAGCCACCTAATGAAATGTATATACGGTCAGATAAATCCATTGATGAAATTATGCCCcttcccccaaaaaaacacattcATGGTATTTAGACTGAATATACTACATTTCTTCATAGATtcatggaattaaaaattaaaatgaatattcacAAATATCCTTAACCTAAGCATTTTAAAGGTAAGCTAAAAGTTGAAAGCTTCAGAAATTATTTTGATTCTTATAAATATTTGCTTAGCCAAATTATACAAAGATGAAATAGTTCTTCTGTTATTGAAGAGCAAGTAGAAATTTATTTTATGactgtcttttaaaaaagcaaataaaacctTGGATATCAATCTAAAATCCCAAATCTTGAACAGAATATCTTTACACATATATATAGTACCTTAAAACATCAACTTGGGaaagctacaacttccagaacCGGCTAGCCCACATGACCATATAGACTTCTCAGAATtatacttcctttttaaaaaaagttgtgaACTTGGTCTAAAAAAGTGGGGAACCCTTTTTCCTATACAGACTGGCATGTCTCTTGCAGATATCTCCTTTCCTGGTCCCAGTAGTTGCCAAGGTCAAAGTCACCAGTATGAGAGACACTAAGGcctaaataaaaatgatttatgcAATTGTTTCCTATCTACACACTTTTATCTgtctattattatctttatttgtgTACAGTCCTCCTGTTAATGGTATTCAGGGCAGGCAACAACATGTTAAAAATAATTCAGGATAAAAAACAATACACAAatcatagtgtgtgtgtgtgtatttgtgtgtgtatatatatatcaacttCTCAAAACATAAAAATACTAAAAAGTTCAAAACTACATAAAAACTACTAAGAAAATCTTCAGACAATTCCCACACAACAGTTACAGCCCAACCCTCATCCATTTGTAAAGGTGTGACAGAACAGAAATGTATTTACCTGTCATTTAAATGAAGCCAAAATGAGAAGAACTTATCTAGGTGATCTTAGAGCCCTAATGGGCTCATAAAggagatatggtccttcaaaaAACCTTTCTATCCTTTTCTCACCAATTTTCCCAGAGTTCTAAATTAACTACATAAAGAAAAGTTGTGAAATAAAGCTGAGGACTACAAATAGCCTAAGCCATGGTTGTTCATCTTGCCTTAGATTATTGTTCTTGCATGCAAGATGCTCACACCTAAATTGTAGAATTCTCAAAATGGAAAGGCACTGCTCCCAATTAATTAATTtgaataaaatacagaaaacaaaaggaaagaggcTGAACAGGGCGGGCTGTATGCTTACCTGTTGGCAAAACAACACTGAAGGCTTTCGACTGAGGGCCTTGCCCCCTCCTGTTTGCTGCGCGGATTTTGAAAATATAGCGCTCTCCGGGTTGCAGGCCATCCACAAGGGCAGATGTGGTGTCTCCCGGGTAGGAAATGGACTTTGCTCCAAAGGGCTTGAGAGCGGGGGCGTATGAGAGAATGTATTCTGAAATGATTTGGCAGACGGTTGGAAGGAGGAAACTGAAAACAATCCTGTTTCCAACGGACAGACTGTATGGGTAGGATGAATTAGAACGTGCATTACTAAAATTAATACATTGGCAATGCACGTCAAGTCAACAGCTGGGGTATAAAATACATTgtttataaatgtagcaaattgaGTTCAGTACAAACATTTAATcagattttaaaacacaaatgtcTACTATTTAAATAAATACCCCAGACTTGCTCACCCATTATTTTATAACTCATATGACaagttgagtctcccttatccaaaatgcttgggaccagaagtcttTCAGAATCTGCATTCTTTTTTAGAttttagaatacctgtatttgaatATACAGAGAGAATGAtggattggttggggggggggggactagtcATACATCCAGTGTCATTGAGTTATTCCCAAAGGACCTGATGgggaaagataagagggaaagtGGGAAGGATTCTGCTTACACAAGGCTCATGTAAGAAGCAGACATCCCAAATGCTTCCCCAGCTATCAGTGTGCTTTCTTCCCTTTTAGCACAGTAGTAGGGGAAATCCTCACATCCATGAGTATTTTTCATTTTCTCTAGGCTGGATATAATTACTAACAAATGGAGTTAATCTGCACTCATCATTATGGCCCATTTTCAGAGTGCCCTCCATGCCCCATACCATACATTGAAGGGCCCTGAATGTGTGACTAGtacccttttctgccaaagagaaaAAAGTGCTCCTAGTAGGAAAaatggagcatttcagatttctggataagagaAAATAACTTGTAATATTGCAATTTTGGGTATCAACTAATTATAGTTATAGAGTTGGCAAAAATAATGCACAGTCCATGGGTCACAATTAATGCACTGACAGCACGTGGCAATTTATTATAATTGTTAATATTTCAAAGCTATCATTTTCTCAATAGCTATTATATCAAGAAAATAATGGCTAGAATCCATATGTGACATATGCAGGAATAACTTCTATTCTATTAGCGTGcagctacattatagaattaaggcaatttgacaccactctaatggCCATAGCTTAATGCCATGGAATGATATGGGATGTAGTTTCACGCTAAAAAACAATGTTCTATAGCAAAACCACATGTTTACATTATACTGGTAGCACAGAAGCAAGTGTGGTATTGTTCCTGCCCTAACCCTCTGAAGTCAGCTGAGAAGTTACAAGAAACATGAAGGGAGCCCATGCTATGGTTCCACCTCATACCAGCACCTTATCTGGAGCAAATCTGgtattgtgatgtcccatgggccttggagttctgatcccagcgccatcgtggttgataatgacgaaaacatgggttttttgccggctcagcaagagacggaatttttccagatgcctgttgttgatgattctacccaagagcccattaaggaagaccttgagcaggcctttcccactgcctcccctccttttgctaggaaacagtcctatgctgcgagtcggggtgaaaaagagcagtttcggagaagcttgagattagcagctaaacaagacgttaattagctatgttcccctgggaaattctagggaggaatgcatctggagggagatgtgtttcgcttctctttcccttgggaaaggaagttctggacacctgctttgcagggaaatgggacttagttaaaagtgcccgacacggagggttccgtgcggagtcaacagatcagcttcaggagtgatttcgtgtttccagccaagtgtggacttcgcaaagtctgcaactccagtttccttgcctcgccttgccttgcctagccaagtattcaagaactatcttgccttgcttccagccttggaccttgtttctagtatcaagccttgttcccagttcttgccgtggacttactttgaactttggaaagatctttggacgttttccccactctattgcttgtaaaCAGAGTGTGTTTCGATTtggaattataactttggactctaatatagaatattggacaatataattttggactatatttgaccttccctgaaaggtcttttactggactacatttcctacttgtttttattactcttatatatttccttaataaagatattagatagtttttggcctccgtgtgtcggttcttggtgctccgttgcctagGGCGTGACAGGTATGAGGAGTTGAATCCAAGTGCTACAGTAAATGTAATACATCCAGTAATGTAGACAGGGTACCTATCAGATATGCCATATAAATTAGAAAGCAAACATCATGCTAAATAATAATTCATATAGATAATGTGTTTTGGTTATTACTAGGATTCTTCTTGGATAAGGTGTAATGATTCTACTGCCTTCCAGCTGTCTGATTACATGTACAACCATCCTAAATCATGGCTTATGTTGTCTGAGACTGAAGGACACTGAAGTCCAATGGCAGCTGGAGGCCACAAGTTCTCTAGACCTGTTAAATTTTTTTATTTGTGTTACACCACAAGAAATTGGTTTACAACTTCAATTCCATGAAGTCTAAGAATGGCACGAACATCTTTTAAAATGCTTTACAGTGGTTGCTGTTCATGATATTCCCAAAGGGAAATTCAGTGAATGCAACTGGAAGAGGCCATCTTTCAAAAATGTAGATTTCACTTACCATTTTACAAGTCACATATTGTCATCTACCGCTACAACTTAAAGAGTTGTAAAAAAACCTACTGTTCTAGGTTGTAAATAGCCTAATAGAAGTTATAAGAATTTTGGCTTGTCATCTCAGACTACTAAAAATAATAGGATCATGAGGCTATATCTAAAGCTTGGGAAGGTTACTTTTTGTGTTACCACTCCCCAAATCTCTCAGTCAGAATGGTTACTGATCATGCTGGCTTgaagattctggaagctgtattCAAAAtggcaacttttccaagctttgaaaaCACAACATCCTTTGGATTCCAACTATTAACCCACGTCAGAAGTACAAATGTGATCTCCTCTGTTGCACTATTTTGTTCAGAAAATCTATCTAGCCTGAAATGTAGGTTTCCAAGTCCACCACTTACCTTTcacctttccttcactttctgaaaGAGCATCCCAAGTAGCAGCAACTGAAGGAGTTTCACCTTTTATTGGCCAAACATTCAGATTTTCTGGTGCATTCGTGGGAGCTGTTGAAATATACAGAAGACCAGAGAAAACAGTTATAGTCAATATTTAATGGGTTTAGACTATCATttccagtttttctttctttcttttggatttgggaacattttttcttctctttacTATAACTTCTatagcaggggtcttcaaactttttaagtgggggaGGTGATACTGTTtgaaaaatatatgaacaaattcctatacctGTATTTTGTTTGTAGTAAAAGcgcaatacaacatttaaaatgaagaacaattttaaccaacataaacataccagCATTTCAAtcagcttttggctgatgagatagtcaagttaattaggattgttgttgctattgtgtgccttcaagtcgtttcagacttagggcgaccctaagtctaaagtttaggatggggGCTGAGTAAATGGCCTTGGAAGGCTGCATTTGGCCTGCAGGcttaagtttggggaccctgttCTATAATATCACTGTGTCAACTGAAATTCTGAGAGATG
Encoded here:
- the fndc1 gene encoding fibronectin type III domain-containing protein 1 isoform X1 → MDASALVPRGAGLSSWAALGLLALLIHLASPAAPEKDVPSRPLRFRARSSPSSPDRSPLRWRLPQYSGSRIPGRYPGYLSRYGESSRKMSYKPLPKERSHDIKKPAEDELEEVKDVTVRVMSSQSVLVTWTDPVYEKQRRAATPRQYAVRYREKGESARWDYKQIHNRRVLVDKLIPDTMYEFAVQISQGETEGKWSASVYQRTPESAPTNAPENLNVWPIKGETPSVAATWDALSESEGKVKEYILSYAPALKPFGAKSISYPGDTTSALVDGLQPGERYIFKIRAANRRGQGPQSKAFSVVLPTDGAKVDQQTNIEEDSEPRTSGNTVASSSFQTSSSSETLSPGSSSKDTSGHPSSFPGSRDSKVSISDLKNKILAGNRALTKSQPSSGKGAAVKTDARSSKGTADHDSVQETSTVHPRIQDMKSGVKSHSPLKPSQTISSLEKIPLRSRTPVRTGKTTKSSSSSPQSSSSSSIPKYTENETKNIGQNRSNVPSSSEATLDSLPVDNESNDRVDSAEEKAVVIPKTPGNSHLRSNHQPSASRKVVHSRPTKLNTNSNHPSYQLVPSDTTETLEIYKNIETEKREQKPGSKPVSPQGGSSTSVNTKPLSHSSRQRDPRIATSAVSAAVTHTLPHSYGSSSAKRKPNGRYDSNDNDRDNSERDEDEENRRGSSFSRPITRTSSSQAVSERFDLSKYRSAHTINRFANQASNTRTQSSKDVSTTQSSKVHPQSNSQLTSGRTNSNIDKELETEDEKPLPSTLPHGHSPSFSKPSVDYSRKKVPLVESGNHHRIVTADNSSPIPTQEETYSEGKEATDRDSSHKNSGGLSLVPGQSASLSRHRSTVSHQLTNGQSSRSRGASRFTESVSRTSVERSSPLRTPASKYQSNDLESKDKSPQAKLSSPLSKATLTGGSHALSRKTLQPENSHSSKTLTDQSQSQYSRSHPALTSLQSQEKIEDDGNSEEKYYKETINKKEQENPHSVATKEVFPSRRTSTILSQGSTSALSKHSDSHMSKSGERSSSQRESSPSSKRLSLSPGKPSGSKIISSSEDISDVYKLHASSHQSKYSQPSPASSKDTIRDHTYNRERSPLSKVSSASQKEIHPSMHHYPSRSKVPTRTESQTDKKYGLIEPTSTKIELSPKESSSKTQQSLSSNNNEDDSDQSETEENPTSSSSAARWRSSSVSRGSKNLNNFANGKSKSPSPVSTHKTKFANKEEYEEEEVKEDEENPISKTSNVAPLDRIPFLTSRASQTSKKPHALPHSSRSTSVFSHIHPTHSASPTHSSVSASASSNQPIQNSRLSNPSQRQQLRFPHRQGNGGRPNLTTKQDLNNKITPGNNGKRNGQKIINGPQGIKWVVDLDRGLVLNIEGRYLQDSQGKPLRVKLGGDGRTIVDSKGAPIVSPEGLPLFGHGRFSKPVANAQDKPIISLGGKPLIGLEMVKRTTPPITTTTTTTTTAPTTTTPEPTTTEPPTEKPLPTCPPGTYPEYNDVGDLVLGHDDLPQCNIEDTFSGLDADVTGTTESYVVYDEDYEFFETTLPPSTTIIATTTEALPETIFPEFSVTGTDPLSEYDAAGRKRFTAPYVTYLNKDPGAPCSLTEALDHFQVESLDEIIPNDLKNTEMRPQKAPHNITIVAVEGCHSFVILDWAKPMHGDMVTGYLVYSASYDDFIRNKWSTKSSGNTNLPIENLKPNTRYYFRVQAKNPFGFGPVSSSISYVTESDNPLLIVRPPGGEPIWIPFSFKYDPTYSECSGKQYVKRTWYRKFVGVVLCNSLRYKIYLSDDLRDTFYSIGDSWGRGEDHCQFVDSHLDGRTGPQSYVEALPPIQGYYRQYRQEPVSFGRIGYMTPYYYVGWYECGVPIPGKW
- the fndc1 gene encoding fibronectin type III domain-containing protein 1 isoform X2, translating into MDASALVPRGAGLSSWAALGLLALLIHLASPAAPEKDVPSRPLRFRARSSPSSPDRSPLRWRLPQYSGSRIPGRYPGYLSRYGESSRKMSYKPLPKERSHDIKKPEDELEEVKDVTVRVMSSQSVLVTWTDPVYEKQRRAATPRQYAVRYREKGESARWDYKQIHNRRVLVDKLIPDTMYEFAVQISQGETEGKWSASVYQRTPESAPTNAPENLNVWPIKGETPSVAATWDALSESEGKVKEYILSYAPALKPFGAKSISYPGDTTSALVDGLQPGERYIFKIRAANRRGQGPQSKAFSVVLPTDGAKVDQQTNIEEDSEPRTSGNTVASSSFQTSSSSETLSPGSSSKDTSGHPSSFPGSRDSKVSISDLKNKILAGNRALTKSQPSSGKGAAVKTDARSSKGTADHDSVQETSTVHPRIQDMKSGVKSHSPLKPSQTISSLEKIPLRSRTPVRTGKTTKSSSSSPQSSSSSSIPKYTENETKNIGQNRSNVPSSSEATLDSLPVDNESNDRVDSAEEKAVVIPKTPGNSHLRSNHQPSASRKVVHSRPTKLNTNSNHPSYQLVPSDTTETLEIYKNIETEKREQKPGSKPVSPQGGSSTSVNTKPLSHSSRQRDPRIATSAVSAAVTHTLPHSYGSSSAKRKPNGRYDSNDNDRDNSERDEDEENRRGSSFSRPITRTSSSQAVSERFDLSKYRSAHTINRFANQASNTRTQSSKDVSTTQSSKVHPQSNSQLTSGRTNSNIDKELETEDEKPLPSTLPHGHSPSFSKPSVDYSRKKVPLVESGNHHRIVTADNSSPIPTQEETYSEGKEATDRDSSHKNSGGLSLVPGQSASLSRHRSTVSHQLTNGQSSRSRGASRFTESVSRTSVERSSPLRTPASKYQSNDLESKDKSPQAKLSSPLSKATLTGGSHALSRKTLQPENSHSSKTLTDQSQSQYSRSHPALTSLQSQEKIEDDGNSEEKYYKETINKKEQENPHSVATKEVFPSRRTSTILSQGSTSALSKHSDSHMSKSGERSSSQRESSPSSKRLSLSPGKPSGSKIISSSEDISDVYKLHASSHQSKYSQPSPASSKDTIRDHTYNRERSPLSKVSSASQKEIHPSMHHYPSRSKVPTRTESQTDKKYGLIEPTSTKIELSPKESSSKTQQSLSSNNNEDDSDQSETEENPTSSSSAARWRSSSVSRGSKNLNNFANGKSKSPSPVSTHKTKFANKEEYEEEEVKEDEENPISKTSNVAPLDRIPFLTSRASQTSKKPHALPHSSRSTSVFSHIHPTHSASPTHSSVSASASSNQPIQNSRLSNPSQRQQLRFPHRQGNGGRPNLTTKQDLNNKITPGNNGKRNGQKIINGPQGIKWVVDLDRGLVLNIEGRYLQDSQGKPLRVKLGGDGRTIVDSKGAPIVSPEGLPLFGHGRFSKPVANAQDKPIISLGGKPLIGLEMVKRTTPPITTTTTTTTTAPTTTTPEPTTTEPPTEKPLPTCPPGTYPEYNDVGDLVLGHDDLPQCNIEDTFSGLDADVTGTTESYVVYDEDYEFFETTLPPSTTIIATTTEALPETIFPEFSVTGTDPLSEYDAAGRKRFTAPYVTYLNKDPGAPCSLTEALDHFQVESLDEIIPNDLKNTEMRPQKAPHNITIVAVEGCHSFVILDWAKPMHGDMVTGYLVYSASYDDFIRNKWSTKSSGNTNLPIENLKPNTRYYFRVQAKNPFGFGPVSSSISYVTESDNPLLIVRPPGGEPIWIPFSFKYDPTYSECSGKQYVKRTWYRKFVGVVLCNSLRYKIYLSDDLRDTFYSIGDSWGRGEDHCQFVDSHLDGRTGPQSYVEALPPIQGYYRQYRQEPVSFGRIGYMTPYYYVGWYECGVPIPGKW